From Theileria orientalis strain Shintoku DNA, chromosome 4, complete genome, the proteins below share one genomic window:
- a CDS encoding mitochondrial carrier protein yields the protein MENKDHSDGSSLTSSNDLKPIDKREAIKKYATATAVINGVAAGTTNIILQPFAVLRTTIQSMNVYDHGIKSERSKVMEILKTFKAGGIRSMYRGCASSVCLSASGWVVFRFFYDKLSHYDLFKDTTKTSVNLTRSATSSLMTSVILHPFWNARLAIELQSAQTRIDGWPQYRGALNYVIRTIAQRGGIRASFRGLSVSMSAVSHHTLLMVIYDKLSSLKLPAHLKRAEKAQPFVNGMISRLVPTLVCYPLYVTRVMQQCHNTEVTKYSISRILFWNYKKNRIKGMYSGLPVQLVRSTLSGGIMFTIYETLLTLSSNLIINLLNVVLSY from the exons ATGGAAAACAAGGATCATTCAGACGGCTCATCTCTCACTTCTTCCAATGATTTAAAACCCATCGACAAGAGGGAAGCTATAAAGAAGTATGCCACGGCAACTGCTGTGATAAACGGAGTGGCCGCCGGGACTACgaatataattttacagCCGTTTGCGGTGCTGAGGACTACCATACAATCGATGAACGTCTACGACCACGGGATCAAGTCGGAGCGCAGCAAAGTCATGGAGATTCTAAAGACCTTTAAGGCGGGAGGAATCAGGTCCATGTACCGCGGGTGTGCCTCGTCAGTCTGCCTCTCGGCCAGCGGCTGGGTCGTGTTCAGGTTTTTCTACGACAAGCTCTCGCACTACGACCTGTTCAAGGACACCACGAAAACCTCTGTCAATCTCACGAGAAGCGCGACCAGCAGCCTGATGACGAGCGTTATTCTGCACCCGTTTTGGAACGCGAGGCTCGCAATAGAGCTGCAGAGCGCGCAGACGCGGATAGACGGGTGGCCGCAGTACCGAGGAGCGCTGAACTACGTGATCCGCACAATCGCCCAGCGCGGGGGCATAAGGGCGAGCTTTCGGGGCCTGTCGGTGTCAATGTCGGCAGTGTCGCACCACACGCTCCTGATGGTCATCTACGACAAGCTGTCGTCGCTGAAGCTGCCGGCGCACCTGAAGAGGGCCGAGAAGGCGCAGCCCTTCGTAAACGGAATGATATCGCGCCTGGTCCCGACGCTGGTCTGCTACCCGCTCTACGTCACGCGCGTGATGCAGCAGTGCCACAACACGGAGGTGACCAAGTACTCAATATCGCGCATTCTGTTCTGGAACTACAAGAAGAACCGGATCAAGGGCATGTACTCGGGGCTCCCGGTGCAGCTGGTCAGGTCGACGCTGTCAGGAGGAATCATGTTCACGATCTACGAGACGCTCTTGACGCTGTCGTCGAAC CTGATCATCAACCTGCTCAATGTAGTCCTTAGCTATTAG
- a CDS encoding leucyl-tRNA synthetase has translation MSKRAHLLENESKIRALWQETRVFEANLPANRSKDKYFCTFPYPYMNGRLHIGHGFTVLKSEFQARFQRTQGKVVLWPFGLHCTGMPIMACADKIKKELLEVSKRINKTPQLNSGLSNHRNEDPLNGTENEEEHSAASTKDVTKFSSSRSKLKAKSNTNMTQIDIMKHMNIDDEEIPKFANPDHWLVYFSPLAIQDMKMFGLSVDWRRSFITTNRNPYYNLFVEWQFDRLKRLDKLLYGSRPSIFSRLTMQTCGDHDRSEGEGATAQEYTVIKMKLDVSVKNPFKQFQGRYEHYAEKLKEKSVYLLAATLRPETFYGQTNLFVCPEGEYEAFLGFEAPRLSFNSVGVVETKMALREAVDQSECVYLTSRRSALNMAHQGLTILNEKATPGSDYGEDELFSLQKFTGMDLIGTSVVTPLSVHKSVYVVPMVTASMHKGTGIVGCVPSDSPDDYVVLSEMRRKGAYFKEKYNVLEEYVSLEEVPIIDVPEYGTCMAVKLCNESKVTSPKDHQKLEELKEFVYKKGFYTGVINVGPYKDQKVVDVKNKIRDEMIRNKQAFMYYEPSKNVVSRSGDVCVVAICNQWYTKFGDEEWKKNVMEQLKRNNFTCYSESSLNQMKHVINWLDNWACSRSYGLGTLLPWEDITKNRNILIDSLSDSTIYMAYYTVAHYLQSDIFGNKPGLLNMSAERLNKTLFDYVFNISDKFPTFNDKSHGTDGAGSDGSTDGTGEKIDKQTVETINQMREEFKYWYPVDVRCSGKDLLFNHLTMSLFIHEAIWRGCSIEYMPRSFFCNGHVLVDSEKMSKSKGNFLTIEDSINLYTADGTRIAMADAGDSLDDANFSKETAESSVLKLFNFLQTSKNDMATGTAIGLERSLNEMEEELKDGLKLAKGPKLNGYIESNDLNLFSRAVFENEIKNLCDTAKRCYENFVYRDALKAVFYDYIAIRLEYLQLSNAVTSYESLRKYYETFCVIANPIVPHMCEYIWNYVLNKKEHLTDQLWPRFEKPTNKSLHKLLKLLHRNLEEFRKTKEKSQSSKKSKVAQTFDKALIYISREYPENIRNVIVVMNEMKILESNMTEKEALKKLNESEMMRSCSPKDKKVLLGFASYQLKQLFTIGQSVLMLHLPYSEYKLYQLLEPYLKTTLEVKGTRLCRILTIAVR, from the exons atgtcGAAAAGGGCTCACCTTTTGGAGAATGAATCTAAAATTCGTGCCCTGTGGCAAGAAACCAGAGTGTTTGAAGCCAATCTTCCTGCCAACAGGAGTAAAGATAAGTACTTTTGTACATTTCCTTACCCTTATATGAATGGAAGGTTACACATAGGCCACGGCTTCACCGTTTTGAAATCTGAATTTCAAGCTCGTTTCCAAAGGACCCAGGGCAAGGTCGTTTTGTGGCCATTCGGCCTACACTGCACAG GAATGCCCATCATGGCCTGTGCGGATAAGATAAAGAAAGAGTTGTTAGAGGTGAgtaaaagaataaataaaacgcCTCAGTTAAACTCCGGTTTATCAAATCATCGCAACGAAGATCCTCTAAACGGCActgaaaatgaagaagagcaTTCGGCAGCTTCAACGAAGGACGTTACCAAATTCTCTTCATCGCGCTCCAAACTCAAGGCAAAGTCGAACACGAAC ATGACGCAAATCGATATAATGAAGCACATGAACATAGATGACGAGGAGATTCCCAAGTTCGCAAACCCGGACCACTGGCTGGTGTACTTCTCGCCGCTGGCGATTCAGGACATGAAGATGTTCGGCCTGTCGGTGGACTGGCGAAGAAGCTTCATAACGACGAACAGGAACCCGTACTACAACCTGTTCGTAGAGTGGCAGTTTGACAGACTGAAGAGACTCGACAAGCTGCTGTACGGCTCAAGGCCATCCATATTCAGCAGACTGACCATGCAGACTTGCGGAGACCACGACAGATCAGAAGGAGAGGGAGCCACGGCGCAGGAGTACACCGTAATTAAGATGAAGCTCGACGTGTCGGTCAAAAACCCGTTTAAGCAGTTCCAGGGCAGATATGAGCACTACgcggagaagctgaaggagaagagtGTGTACCTGCTGGCAGCGACGCTGAGGCCAGAGACGTTTTACGGACAGACGAACCTGTTCGTGTGCCCAGAAGGGGAGTACGAGGCGTTTTTGGGCTTCGAGGCTCCGAGGCTGAGCTTTAACTCAGTGGGCGTCGTTGAGACAAAAATGGCACTGAGGGAGGCAGTGGACCAGTCTGAGTGTGTATACCTAACATCTAGAAGATCAGCACTAAACATGGCACACCAG GGCTTGACgatattaaatgaaaaggCAACGCCAGGAAGCGACTACGGAGAAGATGAACTATTTAGTTTGCAAAAGTTCACGGGCATGGATTTGATAGGAACCAGCGTGGTGACGCCACTTAGCGTACACAAGTCAGTGTACGTTGTGCCGATGGTGACGGCAAGTATGCACAAGGGCACGGGAATAGTGGGATGCGTCCCCTCAGATTCGCCAGACGACTACGTAGTGCTGTCGGAAATGAGGAGGAAGGGAGCCTACTTTAAGGAAAAATACAACGTGTTGGAGGAGTACGTGAGTTTGGAGGAGGTGCCGATAATCGATGTTCCAGAGTACGGAACGTGCATGGCAGTGAAACTGTGTAACGAGAGTAAAGTGACATCACCCAAAGATCACCAAAAGTTGGAAGAATTGAAAGAGTTCGTGTACAAAAAGGGGTTTTACACAGGAGTGATCAACGTAGGCCCGTATAAAGATCAGAAG gTTGTGgatgttaaaaataaaattagagATGAAATGATAAGAAATAAGCAAGCGTTTATGTACTATGAGCCATCAAAGAATGTAGTGAGTAGGTCAGGAGACGTGTGCGTAGTAGCAATATGTAACCAGTGGTACACTAAGTTCGGAGACGAGGAATGGAAAAAGAACGTAATGGAACAGCTGAAAAGAAACAATTTTACATGTTACAGCGAATCGAGTTTGAATCAGATGAAACACGTGATCAACTG GTTGGATAACTGGGCATGTAGCAGATCGTATGGACTGGGGACGCTGCTGCCATGGGAGGACATAACAAAGAATAGGAATATACTGATAGATAGCCTGTCGGATAGCACAATATACATGGCCTACTACACAGTCGCACACTACCTGCAGTCGGATATATTCGGGAATAAGCCAGGGCTCTTGAACATGAGCGCAGAAAGATTGAATAAAACGCTGTTTGACTACGTGTTTAACATATCGGACAAGTTTCCAACGTTCAATGATAAGTCACACGGCACAGATGGCGCTGGTTCAGATGGCAGTACTGATGGAACCGGAGAGAAAATTGATAAACAGACAGTGGAGACGATAAATCAAATGAGGGAGGAGTTTAAGTACTGGTACCCAGTGGACGTGAGGTGCAGCGGAAAGGACCTGCTGTTCAACCACCTGACGATGAGCCTGTTCATACACGAGGCGATCTGGAGAGGATGCAGCATTGAGTACATGCCAAGGTCGTTCTTCTGCAACGGACACGTGCTGGTCGACTCGGAAAAAATGAGTAAGTCAAAGGGGAATTTTTTGACAATCGAAGACTCGATCAACCTATATACAGCAGACGGAACGAGAATAGCAATGGCAGATGCAGGAGACTCGCTGGACGACGCAAACTTCTCGAAGGAAACGGCAGAATCCTCAGtgttgaagctgttcaacTTCCTGCAGACGTCAAAGAATGATATGGCGACAGGAACCGC GATTGGCCTGGAACGAAGCCTGAATGAAATGGAAGAGGAGCTTAAGGATGGGCTGAAGCTGGCAAAAGGCCCAAAG CTGAATGGATATATAGAGTCGAATGACCTGAACCTGTTTAGCAGGGCGGTGTTTGAGAACGAAATTAAGAACCTGTGCGACACGGCGAAGAGGTGCTACGAGAACTTTGTGTACAGAGACGCGCTGAAGGCAGTGTTCTACGACTACATAGCGATAAGGCTGGAGTACCTGCAGCTCTCAAACGCTGTCACGAGCTACGAGTCGCTGAGGAAATATTATG AAACATTCTGTGTCATTGCAAATCCAATAGTGCCGCATATGTGCGAGTATATCTGGAACTACGTGTTGAATAAGAAGGAGCATCTAACGGATCAACTGTGGCCAAGATTTGAGAAGCCAACAAACAAGAGTCTGCACAA gCTGCTTAAGTTGCTGCACAGAAACCTGGAAGAATTTAGAAAAACAAAGGAGAAGTCGCAGTCGTCAAAGAAGAGTAAGGTGGCTCAGACGTTCGACAAGGCCCTAATATACATATCAAG gGAATACCCTGAGAATATTAGGAATGTCATCGTGGTAATGAATGAAATGAAGATACTGGAAAGCAACATGACGGAAAAGGAGGCACTGAAGAAGCTTAACGAGAGTGAGATGATGAGGAGTTGCAGCCCTAAGGATAAAAAGGTGCTGCTGGGATTTGCAAGCTATCAGCTGAAGCAGCTGTTCACGATAGGACAGTCAGTACTAATGTTGCACCTGCCGTACAGTGAATACAAGCTATACCAGCTGCTGGAACCATACCTTAAGACAACACTGGAAGTTAAAGGTACACGGTTATGCCGAATACTAACTATCGCAGTCAGATAG
- a CDS encoding uncharacterized protein (cullin family protein) codes for MYKEESITFDSGWKRLKLEFIDKIERNLETYDLNNNDDRLIKLKPNEYITYYKLVYDMCTQKDSNYSEMLYNHLGQSLGEFIKNKVKNVILERCEDEDELVQLIYQYWVKYKSYINILKGIFSYLDRFYVPLALQPTVYEYAMAIFQKHILKQLKRKLTESLQVFDPYKENIRKYLLDSLDAKRRGDDLNNSHVSAIVEMYNKLDSTVGLQYKEDLEPQILERCSNYYKKIAPIWINDLSLLDYMYIIQYCIDDELDYCNKYLNKNTNESIYNTILTSLLYNQQDKINSKLKELNTLFDTYQTNDLKLIYKLTHKLNNINERIANSLKEYILGNIKENDSDHMIKFYNKYLYLIQFSFDNNNYILNVYHSIFKSYVNSSQFTSQLLSLFHDYIISKSSEEGEDEGLEESGSNANTNGSNAEENNKGHRVDDYVNVYNLLDDKNDFLNIYKMNMCYRLLTGKSHIDQETRVLNKLSHDEPNINHLYKMLDDIKKSNKLYWNYVSNKGSDMDIDTNQQLGSMGDEQGVTLVKHNKFIAICSVYWPISPSGFEDVRANEIFLNDLNEYQQYYKQNNKFKRFQYLHDYSPVEMVYEYRDHSSNDNTSPDAKMPERKITCNILQATLILMFNKVDSIKTDLVLSEMNIKYEQLIRIVESCQEFFNYDNDELSVNYEHLYRNRELNLINNIYKPLLTTGNRGKVKHRETLLENYNLIDSVIVKIMKKYKKLNQSNLLNILDTNFRNLHVSVNYTEQVS; via the exons ATGTATAAGGAGGAGAGCATTACGTTCGACAGTGGTTGGAAGAGGTTGAAGCTGGAGTTTATAGACAA AATCGAGAGAAACCTGGAAACATATGACCTAAACAACAACGACGACAGACTAATAAAGCTGAAACCGAATGAATACATCACATATTACAA ACTCGTGTATGATATGTGTACACAGAAAGATTCCAACTACTCGGAAATGCTGTACAACCACCTGGGACAGTCACTGGGCGAattcattaaaaacaaGGTTAAAAACGTTATTTTAGAAAGATGT GAAGACGAGGATGAACTGGTTCAGCTGATATACCAGTACTGGGTCAAATATAAGTCgtacataaacatattGAAGGGGATATTCTCGTACTTGGACCGATTTTACGTTCCCTTGGCACTGCAGCCGACAGTATACGAATACGCAATGGCGATATTCCAGAAACAC atATTGAAGCAACTGAAACGTAAATTGACTGAATCCCTGCAGGTGTTTGACCCTTACAAGGAAAACATAAGGAAGTATTTGTTGGATTCGTTGGACGCGAAGAGGAGGGGCGACGACCTAAACAACTCGCACGTGTCGGCAATAGTTGAGATGTACAACAAGCTTGATTCGACCGTAGGACTGCAGTACAAGGAGGACCTCGAGCCGCAAATCCTGGAGAGATGCAGCAACTACTACAAGAAGATAGCTCCAATATGGATAAATGATCTATCACTGCTGGACTACATGTACATAATACAG TACTGCATTGATGACGAGTTGGATTACTGCAACAAGTACCTAAACAAGAATACAAACGAATCAATATACAATACGATACTGACGAGCTTACTCTACAACCAGCaggataaaataaacagtaaACTAAAGGAGTTGAATACACTTTTTGACACATATCAAACTAAT GATCTGAAACTGATATACAAGTTAACACACAAGTTAAACAACATAAATGAGCGAATAGCAAACTCGCTGAAGGAGTATATACTAGGTAACATAAAGGAGAACGACAGTGATCACATGATTAAGTTTTATAACAAGTATTTGT ATTTGATTCAATTCTCATTCGATAACaacaattatattttaaacgtGTACCATAgcatttttaaaagttatGTTAACAGTTCCCAGTTTACAAGTCAACTTCTGTCACTCTTTCATGACTACATTATCTCAAAAAGctctgaagaaggtgaagacGAAGGATTAGAGGAGTCTGGTAGTAATGCCAACACCAATGGCAGCAACgctgaagaaaataacaaaGGCCATCGAGTGGATGACTATGTAAACGTATACAACCTACTGGACGATAAGAATGATTTCCTGAATATctataaaatgaatatgtGCTACAGACTCTTGACAGGTAAAAGTCACATTGATCAGGAGACCAGGGTATTAAATAAGCTCTCGCACGATGAGCCTAACATTAATCACCTGTATAAGATGTTAGATGACATAAAGAAGTCCAACAAATTATACTGGAACTACGTATCAAACAAAGGCTCTGATATGGACATTGATACCAATCAGCAGTTAGGGAGCATGGGCGATGAACAGGGCGTCACCCTAGTAAAGCATAACAAATTCATTGCCATATGCAGCGTGTATTGGCCAATATCGCCAA GTGGATTCGAGGATGTGAGGGCGAATGagatatttttaaacgaCTTGAACGAGTACCAGCAGTACTATAAGCAAAAtaacaagtttaaaaggtTTCAGTACCTGCACGACTATAGCCCCGTGGAGATGGTTTATGAATACAGGGATCACTCCAGCAACGACAACACGTCACCTGATGCGAAAATGCCTGAAAGGAAAATAACGTGTAATATACTACAGGCAACTCTGATATTGATGTTCAACAAGGTCGATTCTATTAAAACGGATCTGGTACTTTCGGAAATGAACATTAAGTACGAGCAGCTGATAAGGATTGTTGAGTCGTGCCAggaattttttaattac GACAACGACGAACTAAGTGTTAATTACGAGCACCTCTACAGAAACAGGGAACTTAacctaataaataacatatacaaGCCTCTACTGACAACAGGGAACCGCGGAAAGGTTAAACACAGGGAAACTCTGCTGGAAAACTACAACTTAATCGATTCCGTGATCGTCAAGATCATGAAGAAGTACAAAAAGTTAAACCAGAGTAACCTTTTGAACATCCTGGACACCAACTTCAGAAATTTACACGTCAGTGTAAACTACACTGAGCAGGTGAGTTAG